In Pseudobacter ginsenosidimutans, the following are encoded in one genomic region:
- a CDS encoding SDR family NAD(P)-dependent oxidoreductase, whose product MNKQPFRLDNKTALITGGGTGIGFGIASCFIEAGATVVITGRREQVLQEAVSKLGSNAHYVTGDIDQLQTIPQLLQQVEQKAGVVDILVNNAGRNQKKPLLDTTDEDLAAILQTNVLGAFALSREVARRMIENKKNGSILLISSMAAVMGIDRVVSYSTAKSGLTGMMRTMVADLAPFNIRINAIAPGWIQSEMLAAALDGDKARKEKVMNRIPAKALGKPEDIGYAALFLASDSAAYISGVLLPVDGGAAYNF is encoded by the coding sequence ATGAACAAACAACCATTCAGACTCGATAATAAAACCGCACTCATCACCGGCGGTGGAACCGGTATCGGGTTCGGTATCGCCTCCTGCTTTATTGAAGCCGGCGCAACAGTAGTGATCACCGGCAGAAGAGAACAGGTATTACAGGAGGCCGTCAGCAAACTGGGTAGCAATGCCCACTATGTTACGGGAGATATCGATCAGCTTCAAACCATTCCACAGCTCCTTCAGCAGGTGGAACAAAAAGCAGGTGTGGTGGACATCCTGGTGAACAATGCCGGACGCAATCAGAAAAAACCACTGCTCGATACCACAGATGAAGATCTAGCTGCAATCCTCCAAACCAATGTGCTGGGCGCTTTCGCACTCAGCCGTGAAGTGGCCCGCCGTATGATCGAAAACAAAAAGAACGGTTCCATCCTCCTGATCAGTTCAATGGCGGCAGTAATGGGCATAGACCGTGTGGTATCTTACTCAACCGCCAAATCAGGTCTCACCGGAATGATGCGCACTATGGTAGCCGATCTGGCGCCTTTCAACATCAGGATCAATGCCATTGCACCGGGATGGATCCAATCGGAAATGCTGGCCGCTGCGCTCGATGGTGATAAAGCCAGAAAGGAAAAAGTGATGAACAGGATACCGGCAAAAGCATTGGGCAAACCTGAAGACATCGGGTATGCCGCACTATTCCTGGCTTCCGATTCCGCAGCCTATATCTCCGGCGTATTACTTCCGGTAGATGGTGGCGCAGCTTATAACTTCTAA
- a CDS encoding LacI family DNA-binding transcriptional regulator, with protein sequence MARKVGVSTALVSYVLNGKAEQARVGKEMAEKISKVAREMNYQPNLIARGLKDGRTKTIGLIVADISNAFFSSLARIIEDEAKQHGYTVIFGSSDEQPGKMADLITALLNRQVDGMIIAPVEHGDAQIQELRRKGISFVLVDRYYHKINTNRVTINNHEASFNAVKLLIKNGYKKPGMLAYDNSLPHMQERIRGYEQALKEAHIRRKPEWLARIPYATANTDMESLLSNLLRGPNAPDALFFATNSLAVQGLKIINRMGIRVPQELGLISFDEHDAFDFFYSPVTYVSQNLLAIGQETVRMLISQIEDGKKSEPVQLEIPAKLVKRESCGSKPAGKKK encoded by the coding sequence ATTGCCCGCAAGGTTGGTGTTTCTACAGCGCTGGTTTCTTATGTACTCAACGGAAAGGCAGAGCAGGCGCGGGTTGGCAAAGAGATGGCCGAGAAGATCAGTAAAGTGGCGAGAGAGATGAACTATCAGCCCAACCTGATTGCGCGCGGATTGAAAGATGGAAGAACAAAGACCATCGGTCTGATTGTGGCGGATATCTCCAACGCATTTTTTTCAAGCCTCGCACGCATCATCGAAGATGAAGCCAAACAACATGGATACACAGTCATCTTCGGAAGCAGCGACGAGCAGCCCGGCAAAATGGCTGACCTGATCACTGCGTTGCTGAACAGGCAGGTAGATGGAATGATCATTGCGCCGGTGGAACATGGAGATGCCCAGATCCAGGAGCTTCGCCGTAAGGGGATCTCTTTTGTGCTGGTTGACCGTTATTATCATAAGATCAATACCAACCGTGTTACTATCAATAATCATGAAGCTTCTTTCAATGCAGTGAAACTTCTTATCAAGAATGGATACAAGAAGCCTGGTATGCTGGCCTATGATAATTCACTTCCGCATATGCAGGAAAGGATCAGGGGCTATGAACAGGCTTTGAAGGAAGCGCATATCAGGAGAAAGCCTGAATGGCTGGCGCGTATCCCTTATGCAACGGCCAATACAGATATGGAGAGTTTATTGAGCAACCTGCTGCGCGGTCCTAATGCGCCGGATGCCCTGTTCTTCGCTACCAACTCGCTGGCGGTGCAGGGGCTCAAGATCATCAATCGGATGGGCATCAGGGTGCCGCAGGAACTGGGACTGATCAGTTTTGATGAACATGATGCTTTCGATTTTTTCTATTCTCCCGTAACCTATGTAAGCCAGAACCTGTTGGCTATCGGTCAGGAAACTGTTCGAATGCTGATCAGTCAGATCGAAGATGGAAAGAAGAGCGAGCCGGTACAACTGGAGATCCCCGCAAAACTCGTCAAGCGCGAATCCTGCGGATCCAAACCCGCCGGAAAAAAGAAATAG
- a CDS encoding MFS transporter, which yields MQPTGKYRWKIVALLFFATTINYIDRQILGVLAPLLQENMNWSESAYGWIVAGFQAAYAIGLLVSGALLDRFGVKWGYTIAVAIWSLACMLHAAAGTLFLFVIMRFLLGLGESANFPAAVKTVATWFPKKERALATGIFNSGSNIAAIITPLAIPWIALQAGWQWAFIISGMLGILWLICWRKWYHAPQDHPKISEAERDWIEQDGPEPMDKLPWKQLVLRRQTLGFAVSLFLTAPVWWFFLYWLPKFLHSEHQLSITGMAWPLVIVYLISDAGALAGGWFSSRMVSKGAIPVTARIYTILLLSLLVIPVMIVPFIQQLGWVIALIALATFAHQGYASNIFTLVSDIFPKNATGAVTGIAMFSGAIGGMIFSSITGLVLERTGDYTPIFIFCGCAYLLSWAILAVMVRPRYRRHLQIADQN from the coding sequence ATGCAGCCCACAGGAAAATACAGATGGAAGATCGTAGCGCTGTTGTTCTTCGCTACCACCATCAATTATATCGACAGGCAGATCCTGGGGGTGCTTGCTCCGTTATTGCAGGAAAACATGAACTGGTCGGAGTCCGCTTATGGATGGATCGTAGCAGGTTTCCAGGCAGCCTACGCTATCGGGCTGCTGGTCTCGGGTGCATTGCTTGACAGGTTCGGTGTGAAATGGGGATATACCATCGCGGTTGCTATCTGGAGCCTGGCCTGTATGCTGCATGCAGCCGCGGGAACGCTCTTTCTTTTTGTGATCATGCGTTTCCTGCTGGGGCTCGGTGAATCAGCCAATTTCCCGGCAGCGGTAAAAACAGTGGCCACCTGGTTCCCCAAAAAAGAAAGAGCCCTGGCAACGGGTATTTTCAATTCCGGTTCCAATATCGCAGCCATCATCACACCGCTTGCCATTCCCTGGATAGCATTGCAGGCCGGCTGGCAATGGGCTTTCATCATCAGCGGCATGCTTGGTATCCTCTGGCTCATCTGCTGGCGCAAATGGTACCATGCACCACAGGACCATCCAAAAATTTCTGAAGCGGAAAGGGATTGGATCGAACAGGATGGACCCGAACCAATGGACAAATTACCGTGGAAGCAATTGGTACTGCGCCGGCAAACATTAGGCTTTGCTGTATCACTCTTCCTAACTGCTCCTGTATGGTGGTTCTTCCTGTACTGGCTTCCGAAATTCCTGCATTCCGAACATCAGTTGAGCATCACCGGTATGGCATGGCCCCTGGTGATCGTGTACCTGATATCCGACGCAGGCGCACTGGCCGGAGGATGGTTCTCTTCAAGAATGGTCAGCAAAGGCGCAATCCCTGTAACCGCACGCATCTACACCATTCTGTTGCTTTCCCTGCTGGTGATACCTGTAATGATCGTTCCCTTCATTCAGCAACTGGGTTGGGTGATCGCGCTGATAGCGCTGGCCACTTTCGCGCACCAGGGCTATGCGTCCAACATCTTTACACTGGTATCGGATATCTTCCCAAAAAATGCAACTGGCGCCGTAACCGGCATAGCCATGTTCTCCGGAGCAATCGGGGGAATGATCTTTTCTTCCATCACTGGACTTGTACTGGAAAGAACAGGTGATTATACACCCATTTTCATATTCTGCGGTTGTGCTTATCTGTTATCCTGGGCAATACTGGCCGTAATGGTCAGACCACGCTACCGCAGGCATTTACAAATCGCTGACCAAAACTAA
- a CDS encoding dipeptide epimerase has protein sequence MQLRYYTYDLIRKYPFTISGHTTTAATVVFTELEHEGMIGRGEASPGHYLPENAGTITSFLSSLKLEQFNHPFQIDEILDYTDSAAPGNTAAKAALDMALHDLAGKLCQKPCHQFFHASASQMPLTSYTVGIDHPDEIREKVRQATDFRIIKVKLGSDNDKAIIDAVRAETNKPITVDANQGWTDRQQALDMIGWLKEQNVLFIEQPMPASDPDGNAWVTAHSPLPVIADEAVLRLPDVKKAVQVYHGINIKLVKCSGMREGYGMIREAQSLGLKTMIGCMGESSNAILAAAALAPLCDWVDLDSPWLIANNPYKDPVLSEGRILLNNKPGLGLEKRSVHSKKPV, from the coding sequence ATGCAATTAAGATACTACACTTACGATCTGATCAGGAAATATCCTTTCACTATATCAGGACATACCACTACTGCAGCCACCGTTGTTTTTACCGAGCTGGAACATGAAGGCATGATTGGCCGCGGCGAAGCATCTCCCGGACATTACCTGCCTGAAAATGCAGGCACCATCACATCCTTTCTCTCATCACTCAAACTGGAACAATTCAATCATCCTTTCCAGATAGATGAGATCCTGGATTATACAGACAGTGCAGCTCCGGGTAATACCGCAGCGAAAGCGGCCCTCGATATGGCCCTGCATGACCTGGCCGGCAAACTCTGTCAGAAGCCCTGCCATCAGTTCTTCCATGCCAGCGCTTCACAGATGCCGCTGACCTCCTACACCGTTGGGATAGATCATCCTGATGAAATACGTGAGAAAGTTAGACAGGCAACGGATTTCAGGATCATCAAGGTAAAGCTCGGATCAGATAATGATAAAGCCATCATCGATGCCGTACGTGCAGAAACAAACAAACCTATAACAGTAGACGCCAACCAGGGATGGACAGACCGCCAACAGGCGCTGGACATGATCGGCTGGCTGAAAGAACAAAATGTATTGTTCATTGAACAACCCATGCCTGCTTCCGACCCCGATGGTAACGCCTGGGTAACTGCACACAGTCCGTTGCCCGTGATCGCAGATGAAGCGGTGCTCCGATTGCCGGACGTAAAAAAAGCAGTACAGGTTTATCACGGCATCAATATCAAGCTGGTTAAATGTTCGGGTATGCGGGAGGGTTATGGAATGATCCGGGAAGCGCAATCGCTCGGCCTCAAAACCATGATCGGATGCATGGGCGAATCCTCCAATGCCATCCTCGCTGCAGCTGCGCTGGCGCCACTCTGTGATTGGGTAGACCTCGACAGTCCCTGGCTGATCGCCAACAATCCCTATAAAGACCCTGTTTTGTCGGAGGGCAGGATCCTGCTGAACAATAAACCGGGATTAGGTCTTGAAAAAAGAAGCGTTCATTCTAAAAAGCCTGTATGA
- a CDS encoding ribulokinase, which yields MHSSYVIGVDFGTDSVRSLLLNTSTGAQLSSHTFFYPRWKAGLYCNRSANQYRQHPLDYIEGLEHTIKACLADVSPEIRSQIKAIGIDTTGSTPCPVSAEGIPLAMLPAFAENPNAMFILWKDHTALQAAEQINAASLRFPTNYLAYVGGAYSTEWFWAKMLHISHTDHTVRDAAFTWLEHSDWMPMLLTGKKLQDVQRNICAAGHKALWSEAFNGFPPLAFFEAIDPHLKKMAAQMPGTFVTSEKSAGTISPEWAATLGLSTNVIVCNGIIDAHAGAIGAELTPYHLVKIMGTSTCDIMVVPPQDLQGKNINGICGQVMGSVLPEFVGLEAGQSAFGDIFQWYVSLLTWSIQSTGGHSTDLSSQLLSALANEAAKIPGDAHTALSIDWFNGRRTPNANQSLHGALLGLTLGSDAASIFRSLAEGACFGARAINDCFISQGIPIHGITAIGGIAKKSPYIMQMLANILQLPIRVHRSENTCAIGAAMNAATAAGIHPSVSDAIRAMGQGFEQTWQPDPAMQQSTDHRYKQYLQSGKYIETVHL from the coding sequence ATGCACTCTTCGTATGTGATCGGGGTCGACTTCGGAACAGATTCAGTCCGCTCCTTACTCCTCAACACCAGCACCGGCGCTCAACTCAGCAGTCATACCTTTTTTTATCCGCGATGGAAAGCAGGATTGTATTGCAACAGGTCAGCCAATCAATACAGGCAACATCCGCTCGACTATATCGAAGGCCTGGAACATACCATCAAAGCCTGCCTTGCAGATGTATCACCTGAAATAAGATCGCAGATCAAAGCCATCGGTATCGATACCACAGGATCCACGCCCTGCCCCGTTTCCGCAGAAGGCATTCCCCTTGCCATGTTGCCTGCATTTGCAGAAAATCCAAATGCCATGTTCATCCTCTGGAAAGATCATACTGCATTGCAGGCCGCAGAACAGATCAATGCTGCCAGCCTTCGCTTCCCCACCAATTACCTCGCTTATGTTGGCGGCGCTTATTCCACCGAATGGTTCTGGGCAAAAATGCTGCACATCTCGCACACAGACCATACAGTGCGTGATGCAGCCTTCACCTGGCTGGAACATTCTGACTGGATGCCAATGTTACTGACAGGAAAAAAATTGCAGGATGTTCAGCGTAATATCTGCGCCGCCGGCCACAAAGCTTTATGGAGTGAGGCTTTCAACGGCTTTCCTCCTCTTGCTTTTTTTGAAGCGATCGATCCGCACCTGAAAAAAATGGCGGCACAGATGCCGGGAACATTTGTAACCTCGGAAAAATCAGCAGGCACCATTTCCCCGGAATGGGCAGCAACACTTGGACTTTCAACCAACGTCATCGTCTGCAATGGCATCATCGATGCGCATGCAGGCGCCATCGGGGCAGAACTCACTCCGTATCACCTGGTGAAGATCATGGGCACTTCCACCTGCGATATCATGGTGGTGCCGCCACAGGACCTGCAAGGGAAGAACATCAATGGGATATGCGGCCAGGTGATGGGTTCCGTACTTCCGGAATTTGTTGGACTGGAAGCAGGACAATCAGCCTTTGGCGATATCTTTCAATGGTATGTTTCATTGCTCACCTGGTCCATCCAGTCAACAGGCGGTCACAGCACAGATCTTTCGTCTCAACTATTATCAGCGCTTGCAAACGAAGCAGCAAAAATCCCCGGCGATGCTCATACTGCATTATCCATCGATTGGTTCAATGGCCGCCGCACGCCCAATGCCAATCAATCATTGCATGGCGCATTATTAGGATTGACATTGGGCTCCGATGCAGCCAGCATCTTCCGCTCACTTGCAGAAGGCGCCTGTTTCGGCGCAAGGGCCATCAATGATTGCTTCATTTCGCAGGGCATACCTATTCATGGCATCACAGCCATTGGAGGCATCGCAAAGAAATCTCCCTACATCATGCAGATGCTGGCCAATATCCTGCAATTGCCTATCCGTGTTCATCGCAGTGAAAATACCTGCGCCATCGGCGCCGCCATGAATGCCGCTACAGCAGCGGGCATCCACCCATCCGTATCCGATGCCATCCGCGCCATGGGACAGGGTTTTGAGCAAACCTGGCAACCTGATCCGGCCATGCAACAATCAACAGACCACCGATACAAGCAATACCTGCAGTCTGGCAAATACATTGAAACAGTCCATTTATGA
- a CDS encoding DUF819 family protein, which produces MIFLKAQSSLVSNDVATFGILIALLALIFTSAQSKHPTLRKLYTIFPPLLLCYFIPSLLTSFHIISIDNTDLYKIASRYLLPASLVLFTIGVDFKELWKLRHQAGLMFLTGAIGIIIGGPLAMLIVSSFSPETVGGEGANATWRGLATVSGSWIGGTANMTALYEVFKPSPALYSSMVMLDVVIASSWMAILLYGAGFTKKIDRLLKADVSTVEKLKDKVESYQQGLLRIPSVNDLLLILGIAFGVTGFAYLVADNIVPFISRKAPYLEKLSLTSVFFWVVIISTLIGSALSFTNIRKLEGAGASRIGNIFLYLLIAAIGMQMDLLAIFKSPGVLMVGAIWLLIHILLLVLVARMMRIPFFFLAVSSEACLGGAAQSSVVAAAFHPALAPVGVLLAIFGYVFGNYGGYLCGLLLQWVA; this is translated from the coding sequence ATGATATTCCTGAAAGCACAATCTTCCCTGGTCTCGAATGATGTAGCCACTTTTGGTATCCTCATTGCCCTGCTGGCCCTCATCTTCACTTCTGCACAAAGCAAACATCCCACGCTCAGGAAATTGTACACCATCTTTCCGCCACTCCTGCTCTGCTATTTCATTCCTTCCCTGCTGACCAGTTTCCATATCATTTCCATCGACAATACTGATCTGTATAAGATCGCTTCCCGATACCTGCTGCCTGCAAGTCTTGTATTGTTCACCATCGGAGTGGATTTCAAAGAGCTCTGGAAACTAAGGCACCAGGCGGGACTGATGTTCCTTACCGGCGCCATCGGAATTATCATTGGCGGGCCGCTTGCCATGCTCATCGTTTCTTCCTTTTCTCCCGAAACAGTTGGCGGAGAAGGAGCCAATGCCACCTGGCGCGGACTGGCCACTGTTTCCGGAAGCTGGATCGGAGGCACCGCCAACATGACTGCACTCTATGAAGTTTTCAAACCAAGTCCTGCCCTCTATTCTTCCATGGTGATGCTGGATGTAGTGATCGCCAGCTCCTGGATGGCCATATTGCTCTATGGTGCAGGCTTCACCAAAAAGATCGACAGACTACTGAAAGCCGATGTGAGTACGGTGGAAAAACTGAAGGACAAAGTAGAATCCTATCAACAGGGCTTGCTACGCATTCCTTCTGTGAATGATCTGCTGCTGATACTCGGCATCGCATTCGGTGTTACCGGCTTCGCCTACCTGGTGGCCGACAATATCGTTCCCTTCATCAGCAGGAAGGCGCCTTATCTGGAAAAACTGAGCCTCACTTCCGTTTTTTTCTGGGTGGTGATCATCTCTACGCTTATAGGGTCTGCACTATCGTTTACCAACATACGAAAACTGGAAGGCGCCGGCGCCTCGCGTATCGGCAATATCTTCCTGTACCTGCTCATTGCCGCCATCGGCATGCAGATGGACCTGCTGGCTATCTTCAAAAGTCCGGGAGTGCTGATGGTGGGTGCTATCTGGTTACTGATACATATCCTGCTGCTGGTACTCGTGGCCAGAATGATGAGGATCCCTTTCTTTTTTCTTGCTGTCAGCAGTGAAGCCTGCCTGGGAGGTGCAGCGCAATCTTCCGTAGTAGCGGCAGCCTTTCACCCGGCGCTTGCACCTGTAGGCGTGTTGCTGGCCATTTTCGGATATGTGTTCGGTAATTATGGCGGCTATCTCTGCGGGCTCTTACTGCAATGGGTAGCCTGA
- a CDS encoding RraA family protein, with the protein MALWKDDDALFGIAKQELFPALVGDVLDKLGLLQQFLPPSIKPLDSKMVVIGRAMPVLEADVYGEKIDEGSNALLRKPFGLMFEALDSLQRNEIYVCSGASPRYALWGGLMTTRASRLGAAGAVVNGYTRDTNEVLRFNYPIFGMGTYAQDQGPRGKVLDYRIPILFDQTIIKPGDIIYGDLDGVIVIPQEVETEAFTKAIEKCRGEQRVKEALEKGMSSKEAFETFGIM; encoded by the coding sequence ATGGCGCTCTGGAAAGATGACGATGCTTTATTCGGAATTGCAAAACAGGAATTATTTCCGGCACTGGTGGGAGATGTGCTGGACAAACTCGGATTGTTGCAACAATTCCTTCCGCCTTCCATCAAACCACTCGACAGTAAAATGGTGGTGATCGGCCGCGCCATGCCTGTACTGGAAGCCGATGTATATGGAGAGAAGATCGATGAAGGAAGCAACGCACTGCTCCGCAAGCCATTCGGGCTGATGTTCGAAGCGCTTGACAGTCTTCAGCGGAACGAGATATATGTTTGCTCCGGAGCTTCGCCGCGCTATGCGCTCTGGGGCGGACTCATGACCACCAGGGCTTCCCGGCTCGGCGCCGCAGGCGCCGTAGTGAATGGCTACACGCGAGACACCAATGAAGTGCTTCGTTTCAACTACCCCATCTTCGGAATGGGCACTTACGCCCAGGACCAGGGACCGAGAGGTAAAGTGCTGGACTATCGCATCCCCATCCTCTTCGACCAGACCATCATCAAACCCGGTGATATCATCTACGGTGATCTGGACGGCGTGATCGTTATCCCGCAGGAAGTGGAAACAGAAGCATTCACCAAAGCCATCGAAAAATGCCGCGGGGAACAACGCGTAAAAGAGGCGCTGGAAAAAGGAATGAGCTCAAAGGAAGCATTCGAAACATTCGGCATCATGTAA
- a CDS encoding SDR family NAD(P)-dependent oxidoreductase produces MNLQLQSQVILVTGGAGGIGEAIVQTLAAERAIPCVLDRNEENGERLVQRLLSLRSEAYFFPLELSDPEACEYTVHQIVARIGRIDGIVNNAGVNDDIGLAKGDHHRFLQSLENNVGHYYSISRAALPALKRTGGNIVNIISKTAFTGQGNTSGYAAANGARSGLVTGLADELKPYQIRVNGIVVADTQAPLGKRCTSPREVANMTAFLLSSVSAAINRQTIFVDGGYVHLDRSIR; encoded by the coding sequence ATGAACCTGCAATTACAATCGCAGGTAATACTGGTCACAGGCGGCGCCGGCGGTATCGGCGAAGCGATCGTTCAAACGCTCGCCGCAGAAAGGGCTATCCCCTGCGTCCTCGACCGTAATGAAGAGAATGGTGAACGATTAGTGCAACGATTGCTATCGCTCAGATCCGAAGCATATTTTTTCCCATTGGAATTGTCAGATCCCGAAGCCTGTGAATACACTGTTCACCAGATCGTAGCAAGGATCGGAAGGATCGATGGCATCGTGAACAATGCAGGCGTCAATGATGATATTGGACTCGCCAAAGGAGATCATCATCGTTTCCTGCAATCACTGGAGAACAATGTTGGTCATTATTACAGTATTAGTCGCGCTGCCTTGCCGGCTCTAAAGCGTACCGGTGGAAACATCGTCAATATCATTTCCAAAACTGCGTTTACTGGTCAGGGTAATACATCAGGCTATGCAGCGGCCAATGGCGCCAGATCCGGACTGGTCACAGGTTTAGCCGATGAGTTAAAACCTTATCAGATCCGTGTGAACGGGATCGTGGTGGCAGACACACAGGCTCCACTGGGCAAAAGATGTACCAGCCCGCGTGAAGTGGCCAACATGACTGCCTTTCTATTATCGTCTGTGTCAGCAGCCATCAACCGGCAAACTATTTTTGTGGATGGCGGCTATGTGCACCTGGACAGATCGATACGATAG
- a CDS encoding AraC family transcriptional regulator, whose translation MKNVPHLPGTSSFLLRDMIVPYFSNPFHFHPELELTFIVQGSGIRFVGDNIEYFGSGDMVLVGANLPHRWKNDKVYYELDNDLYSRAIVIQFRENFLRSDAGELPEMADIRNMLTLAKRGLKIVGATRQKVAKRMIAMLHQNSIERIASLLLILSNIAASNEYAVLSGTSIDQSYTRSDTERISRVYAYIMENFTDEINLQDVAGVANMSLTAFCRYFKSVTNKTFSTFLLETRLNYACKLLLSDSFNITQVAFRAGFNNLSYFNRQFKKMKGISPLQYKKQFLQAQTY comes from the coding sequence TTGAAAAATGTACCCCATTTACCCGGAACATCATCCTTCCTGCTGAGGGATATGATCGTTCCTTATTTTTCCAACCCGTTCCATTTTCATCCTGAACTGGAACTGACCTTCATTGTGCAGGGCTCAGGGATCCGTTTCGTGGGAGATAATATTGAATACTTCGGGAGTGGTGATATGGTGCTGGTGGGTGCCAATCTTCCGCATCGCTGGAAGAACGATAAAGTGTATTATGAACTGGACAATGATCTTTACAGCCGCGCCATCGTGATCCAGTTCCGTGAAAATTTCCTGCGCAGCGATGCGGGCGAATTGCCCGAGATGGCTGATATCCGGAACATGCTTACACTCGCCAAGCGCGGGCTTAAGATCGTGGGAGCAACGAGGCAAAAAGTGGCCAAGAGAATGATCGCCATGTTGCATCAGAACTCTATCGAAAGGATCGCCAGCCTATTGCTGATCCTCTCGAATATTGCTGCGTCCAATGAGTATGCAGTGTTATCAGGAACAAGCATCGATCAATCTTACACCAGAAGCGATACGGAAAGGATCAGCCGGGTATATGCCTATATCATGGAGAACTTTACGGATGAGATCAACCTGCAGGATGTGGCAGGTGTTGCCAATATGAGCCTGACTGCATTCTGCCGTTATTTCAAGAGTGTGACCAATAAGACCTTTTCCACTTTTCTGCTGGAAACCAGACTGAATTATGCCTGTAAATTATTGCTGAGTGATTCATTCAATATCACGCAGGTGGCCTTCAGGGCGGGTTTCAACAATCTATCCTATTTCAACAGGCAATTCAAAAAGATGAAGGGGATCTCTCCCCTTCAATATAAAAAACAGTTCCTGCAGGCACAGACTTACTGA
- a CDS encoding mannonate dehydratase: MHLGMGLYRHMLHRSNYQFVRQCGATHVVVHLVDYFAGSSQQQRSDQPLGNLQGWGFTKGDETIWEYDSICAIKKQINDAGLIWEAIENFDPAHWSDILLDGPRKEQQVERIKKIIRSIGKAGIPIIGYNFSLAGVAGRSKGQYARGEAISVGMDGTIDQTPIPTGMVWNMQYEENPEEGFIPWITHQELWRRFAWFLEQVLPVAEEAGVKLAAHPDDPPVPYMRDTPRLVYQPYMYQQLLDLHKSNHNVLEYCLGSLAEMTEGDIYQSTQQYAQQQKIGYVHFRNVKGKVPNYREVFIDEGDIDMFRILRILKNNGYNGVLIPDHTPQMSCDAPWHAGMAYTAGYMKAAMALL, encoded by the coding sequence ATGCACTTAGGCATGGGACTATACAGACACATGCTTCACCGCAGCAATTACCAATTTGTGCGGCAATGCGGGGCCACCCATGTGGTGGTACACCTGGTGGACTATTTCGCCGGAAGCAGCCAGCAACAAAGATCCGATCAGCCTCTTGGAAACCTCCAGGGATGGGGCTTTACAAAAGGCGATGAAACGATCTGGGAATACGATTCGATCTGCGCCATCAAAAAACAGATCAACGATGCCGGACTGATCTGGGAGGCCATCGAGAACTTCGATCCGGCACACTGGTCGGATATCCTCCTGGATGGTCCGCGTAAAGAACAACAGGTTGAACGCATCAAAAAGATCATCCGCAGCATTGGTAAGGCCGGTATTCCCATTATCGGATACAATTTTTCACTTGCAGGAGTGGCCGGTAGAAGTAAAGGACAATACGCACGCGGTGAAGCCATATCAGTGGGGATGGATGGAACAATAGACCAGACGCCCATCCCAACCGGAATGGTCTGGAACATGCAATACGAAGAGAACCCAGAGGAAGGATTCATTCCCTGGATCACTCACCAGGAGCTCTGGCGCCGCTTCGCATGGTTCCTCGAACAGGTGCTTCCCGTTGCTGAAGAGGCAGGAGTAAAACTGGCAGCACATCCGGATGATCCACCGGTGCCGTATATGCGCGATACGCCCCGTCTCGTGTACCAGCCTTATATGTACCAGCAATTGCTAGACCTGCATAAAAGCAATCACAATGTACTGGAGTATTGTCTCGGCTCACTCGCCGAGATGACAGAAGGTGATATCTATCAATCCACCCAACAATATGCTCAGCAACAAAAGATCGGGTATGTCCATTTCCGGAACGTGAAAGGCAAAGTGCCCAACTACCGTGAAGTGTTCATCGATGAAGGGGATATCGATATGTTCCGCATTCTTCGTATCCTCAAAAATAACGGATACAACGGCGTACTGATACCTGACCATACGCCGCAAATGAGCTGCGATGCCCCCTGGCATGCAGGCATGGCCTATACTGCAGGATATATGAAAGCAGCCATGGCTTTACTGTGA